The Gemella massiliensis genome contains a region encoding:
- the cydC gene encoding thiol reductant ABC exporter subunit CydC → MVKNNSIIRTEIRRNKKMMSAVVLLGMFSVVSGAALMYVSGFLISKSSLRLGNILMLQVPTVLTRTFSLSQSTFAYVQRLLSHNLVLGIIEKMRSRVYKILEPQALKLKKEYKSGDLLGIISEDIEHLQNIYLKTIFPSVISLILYVIFVTVMFGYDMSYAIIATLFGLFIIFVVPFVSLIFTRNNFHIMKKAKYDLYRNFTSAVFGISDWISSNKIKEFMIDYQEKESRLLKREAKIKAFVHFRENIVNLLAGFTVFFMIYSCWNMTLNNTIENVYIASFCMMALSVMSVAVMTGEAISHMPGYEVSINRVKEFYAQEEKTLDTIVTKNNKENNIIDIENVSFEYEDGKTILNNISLSIKKGEKVAILGRSGVGKSTLIKLLTGTYTNYTGNISVLNKVPSEKLLGTEISLLNQKPYLFDMTIKENLKLSLLDNDDIVLSDKEINEKIIESLDKAQLTSLIDSLSEGIDTNVFEMGSRFSGGERQRIAFARSIIQNNELLLLDEPTVGLDPKTEHELLKTIFETSKDKTIVWITHHLNSIEYMDRIIFIKDGCVEMDGTHEKLYRTNEKYRKLYDMDNIK, encoded by the coding sequence ATGGTGAAAAATAATTCTATTATTAGAACTGAAATCAGACGCAACAAAAAAATGATGAGTGCCGTAGTTCTACTGGGTATGTTTTCTGTAGTTAGCGGTGCAGCACTGATGTATGTATCAGGATTTCTTATCAGTAAGTCATCATTACGTTTAGGGAATATACTAATGTTACAAGTGCCGACAGTATTAACAAGAACCTTTTCATTATCACAATCTACATTTGCTTATGTGCAACGTCTATTAAGTCATAATTTAGTGCTGGGTATTATTGAAAAAATGAGAAGTAGGGTGTATAAAATACTAGAACCACAAGCACTGAAATTAAAAAAAGAATATAAATCAGGTGATTTATTAGGAATTATATCGGAGGATATAGAACATTTACAAAATATTTATTTAAAGACTATTTTTCCTAGTGTTATCTCACTTATATTATATGTGATTTTCGTGACAGTAATGTTTGGTTATGATATGAGTTATGCTATAATTGCTACATTATTCGGATTGTTTATCATCTTTGTTGTCCCATTTGTATCCCTTATATTTACACGTAATAATTTCCATATAATGAAAAAAGCAAAATATGATTTATATCGTAATTTTACGAGTGCAGTATTTGGAATAAGTGATTGGATCTCATCAAATAAAATAAAAGAGTTTATGATTGATTATCAAGAAAAAGAATCTCGACTTCTTAAACGTGAAGCAAAGATAAAGGCATTCGTTCATTTTAGAGAAAATATTGTTAACTTATTAGCGGGTTTTACTGTATTTTTTATGATTTACAGCTGTTGGAACATGACATTAAATAATACAATAGAAAATGTTTATATAGCTTCATTTTGTATGATGGCACTATCTGTAATGAGTGTTGCTGTTATGACGGGTGAGGCAATCTCACATATGCCGGGATATGAAGTATCGATTAATCGAGTTAAAGAGTTCTACGCACAAGAAGAAAAAACATTAGATACAATAGTTACAAAAAATAATAAAGAAAATAATATTATTGATATTGAAAATGTAAGTTTTGAATATGAAGATGGGAAAACAATTTTAAATAATATTTCACTTTCTATAAAAAAAGGAGAAAAAGTTGCAATATTAGGGCGAAGTGGTGTAGGAAAATCAACGCTTATTAAATTGCTGACAGGAACATATACGAATTATACAGGAAATATTTCAGTATTGAATAAAGTACCAAGTGAAAAATTATTAGGTACGGAAATTTCGCTTTTAAATCAAAAACCTTATTTGTTTGATATGACAATTAAAGAAAATTTAAAATTATCATTACTTGATAATGATGATATTGTATTAAGTGATAAGGAAATTAACGAAAAAATAATTGAGAGTTTGGACAAAGCACAATTAACATCATTAATTGATAGTCTATCGGAAGGTATTGATACAAATGTTTTTGAAATGGGTAGTAGATTTTCGGGTGGAGAAAGACAACGTATAGCTTTTGCACGTAGTATTATTCAAAATAATGAATTACTGTTACTTGATGAACCGACTGTTGGACTTGATCCAAAAACAGAACATGAATTATTAAAAACAATTTTTGAAACAAGTAAAGATAAAACAATAGTGTGGATTACGCATCATCTAAATTCTATTGAATATATGGATAGAATAATATTTATTAAAGATGGATGTGTAGAAATGGATGGTACACATGAAAAGTTGTATAGAACGAATGAAAAATATCGTAAATTGTACGATATGGATAATATAAAATAG
- the cydD gene encoding thiol reductant ABC exporter subunit CydD — protein sequence MKKKEEKLKLPVKKSLTLTLLVLSTLEAVCIIIQAAFLAKAIVGLFDKNFDNVLRDSILFLMGYIFRTLFLHLEQYVTEKHAIEFEKNLRKELLSSYFNLGPEFTTREGSGKLVTLAIDGIGKVKQYFELNVSKKLRGGIIPALIVIFIFYTDYVSALMIISVIPVIVIFMILLGINARDMANRQYKKYRALSNNFIDTVRGIETLKFLGISKNYLPIMEKKNSEYRQSTMKTLTVAFLNSFALDFLTTIAIALLAVRLGILLLDGSTVLLPSLTVLLIAPEFFLPMKQAATDYHATLDGQMAYEDIHRMIIKNIKNKEEKVNISNVKNISLENISLQKDNKIILNNISLTINKGDRVCLVGQSGSGKTSLISILAGFNNQTTGILRINNEEIKLTDIQWALKISYISQFPYIFPDTIRNNILFYTDENISDKRLEQVCNIVGLDSFINTLPDKYDTLIGEAGQELSGGQAQRVAIARALISDREIIILDEPTSHLDIETEFEIKEKLLELFKERTVIIATHRLHWLNNTDYIVHLDSGKVVDYEKISDFRVSDRYDKLKSNLVGGGYGEK from the coding sequence ATGAAGAAAAAGGAAGAAAAGTTGAAACTTCCTGTTAAAAAAAGTCTTACATTGACATTATTAGTATTATCAACATTAGAAGCAGTTTGTATTATTATACAGGCTGCTTTTTTAGCTAAGGCTATCGTGGGATTGTTTGATAAAAATTTTGATAATGTATTAAGAGATAGTATACTTTTTTTAATGGGTTATATATTTAGAACGCTGTTTTTACATTTGGAGCAGTATGTGACAGAAAAACACGCTATTGAATTTGAAAAAAACCTGCGTAAAGAATTATTAAGCAGTTATTTTAATTTAGGACCTGAGTTTACAACAAGAGAAGGTTCCGGTAAATTAGTTACTTTAGCTATTGACGGAATTGGCAAAGTAAAACAATATTTTGAGCTTAATGTATCGAAAAAGTTACGTGGCGGTATTATACCTGCTCTTATAGTAATATTTATATTTTATACTGATTATGTATCTGCACTTATGATAATATCGGTAATACCGGTAATTGTAATTTTTATGATTTTGCTCGGTATTAATGCTCGAGATATGGCTAATAGACAATATAAAAAATATCGTGCTTTATCAAATAATTTTATAGATACTGTTAGAGGAATAGAAACTTTAAAATTTTTAGGTATTAGTAAAAATTATTTACCTATCATGGAGAAAAAAAATAGTGAATATCGTCAAAGTACGATGAAAACACTAACCGTGGCATTTTTAAATAGTTTTGCGTTGGATTTTTTAACCACTATTGCTATTGCACTGCTTGCAGTAAGATTGGGAATACTTTTGCTTGATGGTAGTACAGTGTTATTACCGTCGTTAACAGTTTTGTTGATAGCACCGGAATTTTTCCTGCCGATGAAACAAGCTGCTACAGATTATCATGCAACATTAGATGGTCAAATGGCATATGAAGATATTCATCGTATGATAATAAAAAATATAAAAAATAAAGAAGAAAAAGTTAATATTTCAAATGTCAAAAATATTTCATTGGAAAATATTAGTTTACAAAAAGATAATAAAATTATTCTAAATAATATATCCTTAACGATTAATAAAGGAGATAGGGTGTGCCTTGTAGGACAAAGCGGTAGTGGTAAGACATCTCTTATTTCTATTTTAGCCGGTTTTAATAATCAAACTACAGGAATACTTCGTATTAATAATGAGGAAATAAAACTTACTGATATACAATGGGCATTAAAAATTTCATATATTTCACAATTTCCATATATTTTCCCTGATACGATACGTAACAATATTCTCTTTTATACAGATGAAAATATAAGTGATAAACGCTTAGAACAGGTGTGTAACATAGTAGGATTGGATAGTTTTATTAACACACTACCGGATAAATATGACACTTTAATCGGAGAAGCCGGACAAGAATTAAGCGGTGGGCAAGCACAACGTGTAGCAATAGCACGTGCTTTAATTAGTGATAGAGAAATTATTATTCTCGATGAACCGACAAGTCATTTAGATATTGAAACCGAATTTGAGATAAAAGAAAAATTGCTTGAATTATTTAAAGAACGCACGGTTATTATAGCAACGCATAGATTGCATTGGTTAAATAATACAGATTATATCGTTCATTTAGATAGTGGAAAAGTGGTAGATTATGAAAAAATCTCTGATTTTAGAGTAAGTGATAGATATGATAAATTAAAATCAAATTTAGTAGGAGGTGGCTATGGTGAAAAATAA
- the cydB gene encoding cytochrome d ubiquinol oxidase subunit II has product MDWSVALPNIWFLLITVLFTGFFVLEGYDFGVGILAQILGTNDVEKRVYFNTIGPFWDANEVWLLTGGGAMFAAFPIWYGKLFSGYYIAFVLMLVALILRGVSFEFRGKLGNNRKWIKACDFAMFIGSFLPPILWGVAVANFMTGANLDDKKNLIDGFLGLLSPFTILGGIMMLLLMLVHGAQFLALKTTGELRNAARGISALLFPFAAVVTLVFAVWALFKTDIFINNYYIGLILALIAVAFFVVSFILNFKGKDLSAFLCTSGTLAFLTLSVFVGMFPRAIINSNDVTQSLFIYDAASGIYTLRLMTIVALFLLPFVLGYQVWSYSIFRKRLTKEDELEY; this is encoded by the coding sequence ATGGATTGGTCAGTAGCTTTACCAAATATATGGTTCTTACTAATTACAGTGTTATTTACAGGATTTTTCGTATTAGAAGGATATGATTTTGGTGTTGGTATATTAGCACAAATATTGGGTACTAATGATGTTGAAAAACGTGTGTACTTTAATACAATCGGTCCGTTTTGGGATGCTAATGAAGTTTGGTTGCTTACCGGTGGTGGAGCGATGTTTGCCGCATTTCCTATCTGGTATGGTAAATTATTTAGCGGATATTATATTGCGTTTGTATTGATGCTTGTTGCTTTAATTTTACGAGGCGTTTCGTTTGAATTTAGAGGTAAATTAGGTAATAATAGAAAGTGGATTAAAGCATGTGACTTCGCAATGTTTATTGGTAGCTTTTTACCACCGATTTTATGGGGAGTAGCCGTTGCTAATTTTATGACAGGGGCTAACCTTGATGATAAGAAAAATCTGATTGATGGATTTTTAGGATTATTATCACCGTTTACTATTTTAGGTGGTATTATGATGTTATTACTAATGCTTGTTCATGGTGCACAATTTTTAGCACTTAAAACAACAGGTGAATTAAGAAATGCCGCACGTGGTATTTCCGCACTATTATTCCCGTTTGCTGCAGTTGTTACACTGGTATTTGCAGTTTGGGCGTTGTTTAAAACGGACATTTTTATAAATAATTACTATATAGGATTAATCTTGGCATTAATAGCTGTGGCGTTCTTCGTAGTTTCGTTCATTTTAAACTTCAAAGGAAAAGATTTATCGGCATTTTTATGTACATCTGGTACGTTAGCATTCCTTACATTGAGTGTTTTTGTTGGAATGTTCCCAAGAGCTATCATAAACAGTAATGATGTTACACAATCACTATTTATATATGATGCTGCAAGCGGAATTTATACTCTAAGACTTATGACAATAGTAGCGTTATTCTTATTGCCATTCGTCCTTGGATACCAAGTATGGTCATATTCTATTTTTAGAAAACGACTAACAAAAGAAGATGAATTGGAGTACTAA
- a CDS encoding cytochrome ubiquinol oxidase subunit I — protein sequence MLDPLLLARIQFAATTVFHFFFVPITIGMVFLIAIFESIYVKTGDEHYKRITKFFGHLFLINFAVGVVTGILQEFQFGMNWSEYSSFVGDVFGPSLAIEALLAFYLESTFIGIWIFSWDKINKKLHAMCIWLVSIGTIMSAFWILSANSFMQHPVGVKYVDNGIIGKKAEMIDFFAIVKNPYLWNQFPHILATSLTVGGFVIAGIAAWKIVRGHEVSIFRKAFKVSIVGALIGSSALLVTGHSQAQYLVREYPMKIAAAEAMYEDSGNVAAFSVLAKIDQKQQKTEEIIEIPGMLSFLAYNKFEGSLKGMHTLQKEMDEKYYPIIGKHLNYIPNVHVMYYTFRIMGASGGLLFLMALLGTIFSFRKNEIKKRWFLKIMPWMLLIAEIATACGWIMAEMGRQPFIIFGVMPTESGVSSNSGAAVLFSLAVFCILYTVLGIAQYVLFRHMMKKKETTVREVA from the coding sequence ATGTTGGATCCACTATTACTTGCAAGGATACAATTCGCTGCAACAACAGTGTTCCACTTTTTCTTCGTACCAATTACAATAGGTATGGTATTCTTAATCGCGATATTTGAAAGTATTTATGTTAAAACTGGTGATGAACATTATAAAAGAATCACAAAGTTTTTCGGGCATCTGTTTCTAATTAACTTCGCGGTAGGGGTCGTAACAGGTATTTTACAAGAGTTTCAATTCGGAATGAACTGGTCTGAATACTCATCTTTTGTTGGAGATGTATTTGGTCCGTCATTGGCGATCGAAGCATTGCTTGCGTTTTATCTTGAATCAACATTTATAGGTATTTGGATTTTTTCTTGGGATAAAATTAATAAAAAATTACATGCTATGTGTATTTGGTTGGTTAGTATCGGAACGATTATGTCAGCGTTTTGGATTTTATCAGCTAACTCATTTATGCAACATCCTGTCGGTGTTAAATATGTAGATAACGGAATTATTGGTAAAAAAGCAGAGATGATAGACTTCTTTGCGATTGTTAAAAATCCATATCTATGGAATCAATTCCCTCATATTCTTGCTACATCACTAACTGTAGGAGGATTTGTTATAGCAGGAATTGCAGCATGGAAAATTGTTAGAGGTCATGAAGTTTCAATCTTCAGAAAAGCATTTAAGGTTTCTATTGTAGGTGCTTTAATAGGATCGTCAGCATTACTTGTAACCGGTCACTCTCAAGCACAATATTTAGTAAGAGAATATCCGATGAAAATAGCAGCTGCTGAAGCGATGTATGAAGATTCGGGAAATGTTGCGGCGTTTTCTGTTTTAGCAAAAATTGACCAAAAACAACAAAAAACAGAAGAAATAATTGAAATTCCTGGAATGTTAAGTTTCTTGGCATACAATAAATTTGAAGGTAGTTTAAAAGGAATGCACACTCTTCAAAAAGAAATGGATGAAAAATATTATCCGATTATTGGAAAACATTTAAATTATATTCCTAATGTGCATGTGATGTATTATACATTCAGAATTATGGGCGCTTCAGGTGGATTATTATTCTTAATGGCATTATTGGGAACAATATTCTCATTTAGAAAAAATGAAATTAAAAAACGTTGGTTTTTAAAAATTATGCCATGGATGCTGCTGATAGCTGAGATAGCAACTGCTTGTGGTTGGATTATGGCAGAAATGGGGCGTCAACCGTTTATAATCTTTGGAGTAATGCCTACAGAATCAGGGGTATCTTCTAACTCCGGAGCAGCAGTGCTATTTTCATTAGCGGTCTTCTGTATTTTATATACAGTATTAGGTATAGCACAATATGTATTATTTAGACATATGATGAAGAAAAAAGAAACAACTGTAAGGGAGGTAGCATAG
- a CDS encoding DUF1634 domain-containing protein encodes MNNKKDINVIISNILKLGVYTSSLFIVVGIILAFTTHSDGRLVIEHYTFIKMLKGLPKFDYYSYLMCGIFVLILTPVLRILGLLVIYYTEKEYKFVKVCIIVLIILCISLMLGVKHN; translated from the coding sequence ATGAATAATAAAAAGGATATTAATGTTATTATTTCAAATATATTAAAATTAGGCGTCTATACCAGTTCTTTATTTATCGTTGTAGGTATTATTCTGGCTTTTACTACTCATAGTGACGGTAGATTAGTTATAGAACATTATACGTTTATAAAAATGTTAAAAGGTTTGCCGAAATTTGATTATTATTCATATTTAATGTGCGGTATTTTTGTTCTAATATTAACTCCGGTTTTAAGAATATTAGGATTATTAGTAATTTATTATACGGAAAAGGAATATAAATTTGTAAAAGTTTGTATTATAGTATTAATTATTTTGTGTATTAGTTTAATGCTAGGTGTTAAACATAACTAA
- a CDS encoding sulfite exporter TauE/SafE family protein: protein MTEIIQFILIAVFSGFLGSLVGLGGGIIITPALTIIFGIDIKYAIGASIVAVIATSSGSAIAFVKDHMSNMRVGMLLEIFTTAGGVVGALMAGVFSSKLLYIFFSLILLNSFYGMLKKAGIITKKRVEEIVENDKYADTFKLNSSYYDKAIKRTVNYNVTNVPHGSLIMFGAGFASGLLGIGSGAFKVIALDNYMKLPIKVSTATSNFMMGVTATASALIYFFNGTINPTIAAPIAIGTLIGSRTGAKVMQRLEAKYIRYIFLPILLFTVVNMFLKGLGVL, encoded by the coding sequence ATGACAGAAATAATTCAATTTATTTTAATTGCTGTTTTTTCCGGATTTTTAGGATCATTAGTCGGTCTTGGGGGGGGAATTATTATTACTCCGGCATTAACTATTATATTCGGTATTGATATTAAATATGCCATAGGAGCGAGTATAGTAGCGGTAATAGCCACAAGCAGCGGGTCTGCAATAGCCTTTGTAAAAGATCATATGAGTAATATGCGTGTAGGAATGCTTCTTGAAATATTTACAACTGCGGGTGGAGTTGTTGGAGCTTTGATGGCAGGAGTTTTTTCATCAAAACTACTATATATATTCTTTTCACTTATATTATTAAACTCATTTTATGGAATGTTGAAAAAAGCAGGTATTATTACTAAAAAAAGAGTAGAAGAAATTGTTGAGAATGATAAGTATGCAGATACTTTTAAATTAAACTCATCTTATTATGATAAGGCAATAAAAAGAACGGTAAATTATAACGTAACAAATGTACCTCATGGTTCACTGATTATGTTTGGTGCGGGATTTGCCAGCGGTTTATTAGGTATTGGAAGTGGTGCTTTTAAAGTAATTGCCTTGGATAATTATATGAAATTACCTATTAAAGTAAGTACAGCAACCAGTAATTTTATGATGGGGGTGACCGCAACAGCTAGTGCATTAATTTATTTTTTCAATGGAACAATTAATCCGACAATAGCAGCACCGATAGCTATTGGAACTTTGATTGGTTCAAGAACAGGGGCGAAAGTAATGCAACGTTTAGAAGCAAAATATATACGATATATATTTTTACCGATATTATTATTTACTGTAGTCAATATGTTCTTAAAAGGACTGGGGGTGCTGTAG
- a CDS encoding thiamine diphosphokinase, whose amino-acid sequence MEQIKQINIMLDGEKPNSIPSGHWCGVDGGAKYLVNRGIKLLIGCGDFDSVNDNERLRIENNSKYYYKKNNEIETDADFALRKIHSICKNIRIINIYGATGKRLDHFFGNILLLNSEKYSKTIMNIVDDNNIIMVAKAGKNIFLPKKEYKYLSIVPLYEHTIMTIKNAKYEAENLELTLTRPNATSNEFFDNKKIELDVDKNCLVIYAKD is encoded by the coding sequence ATGGAACAAATAAAACAGATAAATATAATGCTTGATGGAGAAAAGCCGAACTCAATACCTTCGGGTCATTGGTGTGGTGTTGATGGTGGAGCAAAATATTTAGTGAATAGGGGAATTAAGCTATTAATCGGTTGTGGCGATTTTGATTCTGTTAATGATAATGAGCGACTTAGAATAGAAAATAATTCTAAATATTATTATAAGAAAAATAATGAAATAGAAACGGATGCAGATTTTGCATTAAGAAAAATACATAGTATATGTAAAAATATAAGAATTATAAATATTTATGGTGCAACCGGAAAAAGATTGGATCATTTTTTTGGAAATATACTATTACTTAATAGTGAAAAATACTCTAAAACGATAATGAATATTGTTGATGATAATAACATTATTATGGTGGCAAAAGCAGGTAAGAATATATTTTTACCTAAAAAAGAATACAAATATTTGTCAATAGTCCCCTTATATGAACATACTATTATGACAATAAAAAACGCCAAATACGAAGCGGAGAATTTAGAGTTGACTTTGACCAGACCTAATGCAACCAGTAATGAATTTTTTGATAATAAAAAAATAGAATTAGATGTTGATAAAAATTGTTTGGTAATCTATGCAAAAGATTAG
- the rpe gene encoding ribulose-phosphate 3-epimerase: MKKILPSILSADFANLERDIKELEQVGIDMLHIDVMDGNFVPNISFGFPIIESIRTKTKALFDCHLMIANPENYVKRFCKIGCDMVSFHIEATNHADRVIQVIKNSGKKAGIVLNPQTSVESIKYLLPKVDYVLIMTVNPGFGGQKFINEMLDKIVELNNIRINKNYNYLIQVDGGINIETSKLCRERGADLLVCGSFLFAAENKKQTLGELLK; this comes from the coding sequence ATGAAAAAAATACTACCATCAATTTTATCAGCAGATTTTGCAAATTTAGAAAGAGATATAAAAGAATTGGAACAAGTCGGAATTGATATGCTACATATTGATGTAATGGACGGTAATTTTGTACCTAATATTTCATTTGGTTTCCCAATTATAGAATCAATAAGAACAAAAACAAAAGCACTTTTTGATTGCCACTTAATGATAGCTAATCCGGAAAATTACGTGAAGCGTTTTTGTAAGATTGGCTGTGATATGGTATCGTTTCATATTGAAGCTACTAATCATGCAGATAGAGTAATTCAAGTTATTAAGAATTCGGGGAAAAAAGCAGGAATAGTTCTTAATCCACAGACTTCTGTCGAAAGTATAAAGTATTTATTGCCTAAGGTAGATTATGTACTAATAATGACAGTAAATCCGGGATTCGGCGGTCAAAAATTTATAAATGAAATGCTTGATAAAATAGTGGAATTAAATAATATCAGAATAAACAAAAATTATAATTATTTAATTCAAGTAGATGGTGGAATAAACATTGAAACATCAAAATTATGTCGTGAACGTGGAGCCGATTTGTTAGTATGTGGTTCATTTTTGTTTGCGGCAGAGAATAAAAAACAAACCTTGGGAGAATTACTAAAATAA
- the rsgA gene encoding ribosome small subunit-dependent GTPase A — MTKKGKILKALSGFYYVQVGEKMITCRARGNFRNDGIVPLVGDNVIIQMTDNNTGYVVKILGRKNELLRPKVVNIDHNLVIISAKDPDFSSKLLNKIICLNENSNVDIILIFTKLDLLNKTEHEYICKVMKYYKSIGYKVYTNDEGDISKIKSQLAGEYIAISGQSGAGKSTFINKLSGSLNIETAEISKHLGRGRHTTRHIEFYKLDDFYIADTPGFSSIDITFIEKEDIQYLFREFSNYSCKFQPCNHVEEINCGVKEAVKMGEVLQSRYEDYKMFFKEKETQKKKY; from the coding sequence ATGACAAAAAAAGGCAAAATTTTAAAAGCATTAAGTGGATTTTATTACGTACAGGTTGGAGAAAAGATGATTACTTGTCGAGCACGAGGAAATTTTCGTAATGATGGAATTGTACCGTTGGTTGGTGATAATGTAATTATTCAGATGACTGATAATAATACAGGGTATGTGGTAAAAATACTGGGTAGAAAAAATGAATTGTTGAGACCGAAAGTAGTAAATATTGATCACAATTTGGTTATTATATCAGCAAAAGATCCTGATTTTTCCAGCAAGTTACTTAATAAGATTATTTGTTTAAATGAAAACAGTAATGTTGATATTATCTTAATTTTTACCAAATTAGATTTATTAAATAAAACTGAACATGAGTATATATGTAAAGTAATGAAGTATTATAAAAGTATAGGATATAAAGTATATACTAACGATGAAGGAGATATAAGTAAAATAAAATCACAATTAGCCGGAGAGTACATAGCTATTTCAGGGCAATCCGGTGCAGGAAAGTCAACCTTTATTAACAAATTATCAGGTAGTCTAAATATAGAAACAGCAGAAATTTCCAAACATTTAGGACGTGGTCGCCATACGACAAGGCATATAGAATTTTATAAACTTGATGATTTTTATATAGCGGATACCCCGGGATTTTCTTCGATAGATATAACATTTATAGAAAAAGAAGATATTCAATATTTATTTAGAGAGTTTAGTAATTATTCATGTAAATTTCAACCATGTAATCACGTGGAAGAAATTAATTGCGGTGTAAAGGAAGCTGTCAAAATGGGAGAAGTATTACAGAGTCGTTATGAAGATTATAAAATGTTTTTCAAAGAAAAAGAAACACAGAAAAAAAAATATTAA